CCGCGCCGAGTTCGTCCAGACCGCCCGCAACAAGAGCCTGGGTCAGGACATCAAGGCCGAGGGGACCGTGCTGCTCAAGAAGGGCGGCAAGATGCGCTGGGACTACAAGAGCCCGGCGCCGCAGCAGATCGTCTCCGACGGGACCTCGCTGTGGGTCTACACGCCCGAGCTGAACCAGGTCAACAAGGGCAACGCGCCCAAGGCGCTGGCCGGGCCCGCGGGCAGCTTCCTCTCCGGCCTCGGCAAGATCCGCCAGGAGTTCACGGTGCGCTTCCTGAACCCGGCGAACCCGCGCGACGGCGCCGGCCGGCCGGTGCTCGACCTCACCCCGAAGCAGCCCACCCCGCTGCTCACCCGCCTGGTGATCGCGGTGGATCCGAAGGACTACGTGGTCCGCGAGGCGGTGCTCTACGACCAGTTCCAGAACACCGTGACCATGACCTTCAACAAGGTCGTCATCAATCCGGGACTGAGCGACACCCTGTTCGCATTCACGCCGCCGAAGGACGCGGCGGTGGTGCCGCTCGACCCGCGCTAGCGAGGCGCCGACGCCGATGGCCGCCGAGAACAGCTTCGACATCGCGTGCAAGATCGACATGCAGGAGGTCACCAACGCCATCGATCAGGCCCGACGTGAGATCACGACACGCTACGACCTGAAGGGAGCCAAGAACGAGATCACGCCCGAGAAGATGGACATCGTGCTGTCGTCGAGCGACGACATGAAGCTCAAGGCGGTGCTCGACATCCTGCAGTCCAAGCTCCACCGCCGGGGCATCGACCTCAAGGCCCTCACCATCAACGACCCGGAGCCGGCGGGCGGCGGGCTCATCCGCCAGAAGGTCACGCTGCAGGACGGCGTGCCGATGGAGAAGGCCAAGGAGATCGTGCGACTGGTCAAGGACTCCAAGCTGAAGGTCCAGGCCTCGATCCAGGAGAAGCAGGTGCGCGTCACCGGCAAGAACCGCGACGACCTGCAGGCGGTCATCGCCATGCTG
This portion of the Candidatus Methylomirabilota bacterium genome encodes:
- a CDS encoding YajQ family cyclic di-GMP-binding protein, which gives rise to MAAENSFDIACKIDMQEVTNAIDQARREITTRYDLKGAKNEITPEKMDIVLSSSDDMKLKAVLDILQSKLHRRGIDLKALTINDPEPAGGGLIRQKVTLQDGVPMEKAKEIVRLVKDSKLKVQASIQEKQVRVTGKNRDDLQAVIAMLKAKDLGIALQFTNYRST
- a CDS encoding outer membrane lipoprotein carrier protein LolA encodes the protein MRAEAEGEASNKNQRAGWCFLLACLLGAFCLPSSAHAQSLDEVVTGVESTYGKITDLRAEFVQTARNKSLGQDIKAEGTVLLKKGGKMRWDYKSPAPQQIVSDGTSLWVYTPELNQVNKGNAPKALAGPAGSFLSGLGKIRQEFTVRFLNPANPRDGAGRPVLDLTPKQPTPLLTRLVIAVDPKDYVVREAVLYDQFQNTVTMTFNKVVINPGLSDTLFAFTPPKDAAVVPLDPR